Proteins from one Oryza sativa Japonica Group chromosome 12, ASM3414082v1 genomic window:
- the LOC4351985 gene encoding uncharacterized protein yields the protein MPVTQHLGSEGDGAQVQYEATLAYSGAVAGVTIEELAGRTSSWSSVSYVLDLGFVHPHHAAHACLLWERRAPCLPCPLQNIIATAARPHLPPHTRGLYISLTASLTTSICISCMSGCVPCCHSTKEVSATAFEDLNEAHSRRPEQGKVGELGHVPGSEDQGREA from the coding sequence ATGCCCGTGACTCAGCACTTAGGCAGTGAAGGGGATGGAGCGCAGGTGCAGTACGAGGCGACGCTGGCGTACTCGGGTGCAGTCGCGGGGGTGACGATCGAGGAACTAGCTGGCCGGACATCGTCATGGTCTTCGGTCTCCTACGTGCTCGACCTGGGGTTCGTCCACCCACACCACGCTGCCCATGCTTGCCTTCTATGGGAGCGGCGAGCGCCATGCCTACCTTGCCCCCTGCAGAACATCATCGCCACAGCCGCACGGCCACACCTACCACCGCACACTCGTGGCCTCTATATATCGCTCACAGCTTCGCTGACAACATCGATCTGCATCTCATGTATGAGTGGATGTGTGCCATGCTGCCATAGCACCAAGGAGGTTTCTGCGACCGCATTTGAGGATTTAAATGAAGCACATTCTAGAAGGCCAGAACAAGGTAAGGTGGGTGAGTTGGGTCACGTCCCAGGATCGGAGGACCAGGGACGCGAAGCGTGA
- the LOC112937375 gene encoding uncharacterized protein: protein MKSLIGTKSIVRIASELRNPETGAWPSAVDVWRAIYMKANGTWSIPNGAEILNNLEEAAETHKERIAAAPIPLAEHFALVLGRKPNHSRSVGIGAVNQGAKERYRIHARAEAADQRASDAQNQAAALLEKVERLT from the exons ATGAAGTCACTTATTGGAACAAAGTCTATAGTGCGAATAGCATCTGAACTG AGAAACCCTGAGACTGGTGCATGGCCTAGTGCTGTTGATGTTTGGAGAGCAATCTATATGAAGGCAAATGGGACATGGTCTATTCCCAATGGAGCAGAAATACtg AACAATCTTGAGGAAGCAGCTGAAACACACAAGGAAAGGATTGCTGCTGCTCCAATCCCATTGGCTGAGCATTTTGCTCTGGTTCTTGGTAGAAAGCCAAACCATTCGCGTAGTGTTGGCATTGGTGCAGTCAACCAAGGGGCTAAAGAAAGGTATAGGATTCATGCACGAGCTGAGGCTGCTGACCAACGTGCTAGTGATGCACAAAACCAAGCAGCTGCATTGCTAGAAAAAGTTGAGAGATTGACATAG